The following coding sequences lie in one Myxococcales bacterium genomic window:
- a CDS encoding UDP-glucose/GDP-mannose dehydrogenase family protein, whose amino-acid sequence MDICMVGTGYVGLVSGAGFAEMGNTVCCVDLNAAKIAVLEKGEVPFFEPGLAELVKRNVEQKRLSFSTDLSGAVRDKDLVFVAVGTPQRSDGAANLLAVDDAVEQIARSCTKHLVLVIKSTVPVGTNARAKRIANSSASFPIHVVSNPEFLKEGDAIKDFLHPDRIIVGCDPNDEHAAQVMERLYKPLSRQRDRLLWMNPESAELTKYVANTMLALRISLMNELSHLCEKVGADINHIREGIGSDTRIGSAFLYAGPGYGGSCFPKDVAALAHMGQEHGVELEITRAITQVNNRQKGVLLRKLKRAFDGDIRGKRIAIWGAAFKPRTDDIRDSPALTLIEGLLSEGAVPVVHDPQALTALRDVITRGIETCDDAYQAVQGADALVLVTEWRQYQNPDFDRIKALLNRPVLIDGRNVWCSFGLEQQGFTYAGIGIKPLSPPLL is encoded by the coding sequence ATGGACATATGCATGGTGGGAACGGGCTACGTCGGCTTGGTGAGCGGAGCGGGGTTTGCCGAAATGGGCAACACTGTTTGTTGTGTGGATCTGAATGCGGCAAAGATCGCGGTCCTGGAAAAGGGCGAAGTTCCCTTCTTCGAACCAGGCTTAGCAGAGCTCGTCAAGCGGAACGTCGAACAAAAGCGGCTGAGCTTCTCGACCGATCTCTCGGGCGCCGTTCGCGACAAGGACCTGGTGTTTGTGGCCGTGGGCACCCCACAGCGAAGCGATGGGGCTGCCAATCTTTTGGCTGTAGACGACGCTGTGGAGCAGATTGCCCGCAGTTGCACAAAGCACCTCGTTCTGGTGATAAAAAGTACAGTGCCCGTGGGCACCAACGCGCGGGCGAAGCGCATTGCCAACAGCTCGGCATCGTTTCCGATTCATGTCGTGTCCAACCCAGAGTTTCTGAAAGAGGGAGACGCCATTAAGGATTTCTTGCATCCTGACAGAATCATCGTCGGCTGCGATCCCAACGACGAACACGCAGCACAGGTCATGGAGCGATTGTATAAGCCACTTTCGCGTCAACGCGACCGACTCCTTTGGATGAACCCCGAAAGCGCGGAGTTGACCAAGTACGTCGCCAACACGATGCTGGCGCTGCGTATTTCGCTCATGAATGAGCTGTCGCATTTGTGCGAGAAGGTCGGCGCCGACATCAACCACATTCGAGAGGGTATCGGCAGCGACACGCGCATTGGAAGTGCCTTTTTGTATGCGGGTCCGGGATATGGCGGATCGTGCTTCCCCAAAGACGTCGCCGCGCTTGCGCACATGGGCCAGGAGCATGGGGTCGAGCTCGAAATTACCCGAGCGATTACGCAAGTTAATAATCGCCAGAAAGGCGTACTGCTCAGGAAGCTTAAGCGAGCTTTCGACGGCGATATAAGAGGCAAGAGGATCGCGATATGGGGCGCGGCGTTTAAGCCGCGTACCGACGATATTCGCGATTCGCCGGCGCTTACTTTAATCGAGGGGCTCCTCTCAGAGGGTGCTGTGCCTGTCGTGCACGACCCCCAGGCTCTTACGGCCCTAAGGGATGTTATCACGCGCGGTATCGAAACGTGCGACGATGCCTATCAGGCCGTGCAAGGCGCCGACGCCCTCGTGCTCGTCACGGAGTGGCGTCAATACCAGAACCCTGATTTTGACCGAATTAAGGCGCTCTTGAACCGGCCGGTTCTCATTGATGGGCGCAACGTGTGGTGCTCGTTCGGCCTCGAACAACAAGGCTTCACATACGCGGGCATAGGGATTAAGCCCCTGAGTCCGCCATTACTGTGA
- a CDS encoding oligosaccharide repeat unit polymerase: MRYYSILDIVLFISCCVMGWAIRPTKDLRQLRYIYPLMMLMGYGASLLFEIVSGDRVKDLFLVSSQIIWVLRFSTLGMVLYWFGYYTSSRSTKGPDIEKTITPPMISPWLIVPCAVFVFLADIGEVGFDNLLRSSFSRSYGQFQETIPWTSFVTRLASALAYPLVATAGVAWVSSRRSLYLLVPALVSVVPVARFSRGMFIPAAVFVLTASIASPRKKHSVAIGVFAVCCVLGFIMGARLRHQSEGFGLASIVDYYSGSAQTESDEASSLLRDLLVSTNVMPITSMVFQVGVRAEGDQTLGYLLSQLPIPSFLLPQWIPYTSLSYDLGWFGSGYPYPLIGELWVFFGWWGALLFWLIGMVCAKIDARVKWGGINTRYDYVTCALYGAMLYFSFRSFHSGMRSALRPLVYLALIGIVIRYSHSRLAERNISPTIQRAH; encoded by the coding sequence ATGCGTTATTACTCCATACTGGATATCGTTTTATTTATCTCATGCTGCGTCATGGGCTGGGCGATACGACCAACCAAAGACCTTAGACAACTTCGTTATATTTATCCGTTGATGATGCTAATGGGCTATGGTGCGAGCCTGCTGTTTGAAATCGTGAGCGGTGACCGAGTCAAAGATCTATTCCTGGTTTCCTCGCAGATAATATGGGTACTCCGTTTCAGCACACTCGGAATGGTGCTCTATTGGTTCGGATACTACACGTCGAGTCGCTCCACAAAAGGCCCCGATATCGAAAAAACCATCACGCCGCCAATGATTTCCCCGTGGCTCATCGTACCCTGCGCCGTTTTTGTGTTTCTCGCGGACATCGGTGAGGTCGGATTCGACAATCTACTTAGGAGCTCTTTCTCGCGAAGCTACGGTCAGTTTCAGGAAACAATTCCATGGACCAGCTTTGTCACGAGGCTCGCTTCGGCACTTGCTTACCCATTAGTTGCTACTGCGGGCGTCGCCTGGGTGAGTTCGCGACGTTCGTTGTATCTTTTGGTCCCTGCCCTGGTGAGCGTCGTCCCCGTGGCGCGGTTTAGCAGAGGGATGTTTATTCCCGCCGCGGTCTTTGTGCTTACTGCCTCAATCGCGAGTCCAAGAAAAAAGCATTCCGTCGCGATTGGCGTTTTTGCCGTCTGCTGTGTGCTTGGGTTCATCATGGGTGCACGGCTTCGGCACCAATCGGAAGGTTTCGGTCTGGCCAGCATTGTGGACTACTACAGTGGTTCAGCGCAGACCGAGTCTGACGAGGCGAGCTCCTTGTTGCGTGATTTGCTCGTCTCGACCAACGTTATGCCCATCACCTCCATGGTCTTTCAAGTCGGAGTGAGGGCGGAGGGAGACCAGACACTGGGGTATTTGTTGTCCCAACTTCCTATCCCCAGCTTTTTGCTTCCGCAATGGATACCCTACACCAGCCTCTCCTACGACTTGGGATGGTTTGGATCGGGATATCCTTACCCCCTGATTGGGGAGCTTTGGGTGTTTTTTGGCTGGTGGGGCGCGCTGTTGTTCTGGTTGATTGGTATGGTGTGCGCGAAAATCGATGCACGTGTGAAGTGGGGAGGCATCAATACCCGGTATGACTACGTCACATGTGCCTTGTACGGTGCCATGCTCTATTTTTCATTTCGATCTTTTCACTCCGGCATGCGATCGGCGCTTCGCCCGCTAGTCTATCTCGCCCTTATAGGCATTGTGATCCGATATTCCCATTCTCGACTTGCTGAACGTAACATCTCACCAACGATCCAACGTGCCCACTAA
- a CDS encoding glycosyltransferase family 4 protein, with product MHVLVLHQHYVPETAATAQLLGDLCEDLAANGLEVTVITAQPSYRNPIQVERLPAREVRAGVRIHRVRTYIPQRRTIPRRLFHYGSYFASGLIESLRGDMPDVALILSTPPLLLGLTASVLKALKGVPFVYSVQDLYPDIAQHLGILRSTLFYRFIDHVASKLYRNANQIVTLSNTMRQSLLDKGVEAERCTVIPNWADTDAIRPLPRNNGFAKTLGLDNRFVVMYAGNVGLTQGLDVLVEAAHIVRDLPITFAIIGDGNGLQSLKHAVNDRGLCSFVFFPPQPRTRLGELLASSDAGFVSMQKGIAHDLVPSKLYGIMAASRPVIASVEADSEVARVIRKHGCGLVAPAQNPHRLAEALKTAYGDSGLLMRQGCEGRRAAEFYYSRQVCTARYASILEQFSPRS from the coding sequence ATGCATGTGCTCGTGCTTCACCAGCATTATGTGCCAGAGACCGCCGCTACCGCGCAACTCTTAGGCGATCTCTGCGAGGATTTGGCTGCCAACGGTTTGGAGGTCACCGTGATCACGGCACAACCGTCCTACCGAAACCCAATCCAAGTTGAGCGACTTCCTGCCCGGGAAGTCAGGGCCGGCGTACGCATCCATCGCGTACGGACCTACATACCCCAGCGCCGCACCATTCCACGCCGGCTTTTCCATTATGGCAGTTACTTCGCGTCCGGACTCATTGAGAGTCTGAGGGGAGATATGCCAGATGTGGCGTTAATACTCTCCACGCCTCCTCTGCTTTTGGGCTTGACGGCCTCGGTTCTAAAAGCATTGAAAGGCGTGCCGTTCGTATATTCGGTTCAGGATTTGTATCCGGATATCGCGCAGCACCTCGGCATTTTGCGCTCAACCTTGTTTTATCGGTTCATTGATCACGTTGCTTCGAAACTCTATCGGAACGCGAATCAAATCGTCACCCTGTCCAATACGATGAGGCAGAGCTTGCTAGATAAGGGCGTTGAAGCAGAACGATGCACAGTTATCCCCAACTGGGCCGATACGGATGCCATCAGGCCTTTACCCAGAAACAACGGATTTGCAAAAACGCTTGGCTTGGACAATCGGTTTGTGGTCATGTATGCCGGAAATGTCGGGCTGACTCAGGGGCTTGATGTACTGGTGGAAGCCGCGCATATCGTCCGAGATCTGCCCATCACCTTTGCGATCATTGGAGACGGCAATGGATTACAGTCCCTCAAGCATGCGGTCAACGATCGCGGTCTGTGTAGCTTTGTGTTTTTCCCTCCTCAACCTCGGACGAGGCTGGGGGAACTCTTAGCGTCATCTGACGCGGGTTTTGTTTCCATGCAAAAAGGAATTGCCCATGACCTGGTGCCGTCCAAGCTCTATGGCATTATGGCGGCATCTAGACCCGTCATCGCGTCGGTGGAAGCCGACAGCGAGGTAGCGAGAGTGATTCGCAAGCACGGCTGCGGCCTTGTCGCCCCGGCACAAAACCCTCATCGGCTTGCAGAGGCACTAAAAACGGCCTACGGCGATTCAGGGCTTCTTATGAGGCAGGGCTGCGAGGGACGGCGGGCAGCCGAGTTCTATTACAGTCGCCAGGTGTGTACGGCGCGCTATGCCTCGATTTTGGAGCAATTTTCGCCTCGGTCCTAA
- the gmd gene encoding GDP-mannose 4,6-dehydratase — MDNPKRALITGITGQDGSYLAELLLNKGYEVHGIIRRSSSFNTDRIDHLYQDPHKPGTRMFLHYGDLADGSALNQVLRKSMPDEVYNLGAQSHVRVSFDVPEYTGDITGLGTVRLLETIRDMGISPRFYQASSSELYGKVREVPQSEATPFYPRSPYAAAKAYAFYITQNYREAFGMFAVNGILFNHESPRRGETFVTRKITRALGRIKFGLQEKLYLGNVQAQRDWGFAGDYVRAMWLMLQTATPEDYVIATGEMHSVQEFLDLAANYAGVDITDRVVIDPRYLRPSEVEQLQGDASKARRNLGWEPEVTFEDLVRQMVDADLDLASREKRALGK, encoded by the coding sequence ATGGATAACCCTAAGCGCGCACTTATCACCGGCATTACGGGTCAAGACGGCAGCTACTTGGCTGAACTCTTGTTGAACAAGGGCTATGAAGTGCATGGCATCATACGCCGCTCATCGAGCTTTAACACCGATCGCATCGACCATCTATATCAAGACCCACACAAGCCCGGCACCCGAATGTTTCTTCATTATGGCGATTTGGCCGATGGTTCCGCGCTCAATCAGGTGTTGCGCAAGTCTATGCCGGATGAAGTCTACAATCTCGGCGCGCAGAGCCATGTACGCGTGAGCTTTGATGTCCCCGAATACACTGGGGACATCACCGGATTGGGTACGGTTCGATTGCTCGAGACAATTCGCGACATGGGCATCAGCCCGCGATTCTACCAGGCGTCATCATCAGAGCTTTATGGGAAGGTACGCGAAGTGCCGCAGAGTGAAGCAACGCCATTTTATCCGCGGAGCCCTTATGCCGCGGCCAAAGCGTACGCGTTTTACATTACGCAGAACTACCGCGAAGCCTTTGGGATGTTCGCCGTCAACGGCATTCTGTTTAACCACGAAAGCCCCCGACGAGGCGAAACCTTTGTGACCCGCAAAATCACTCGGGCATTGGGTCGCATAAAATTTGGGCTCCAGGAGAAGCTGTACCTGGGGAATGTACAGGCCCAACGGGATTGGGGATTCGCAGGTGATTATGTTCGAGCCATGTGGCTTATGCTCCAGACCGCCACACCAGAGGATTATGTGATTGCTACCGGTGAGATGCACAGCGTTCAGGAATTCCTGGACCTCGCCGCCAACTATGCCGGGGTGGACATTACGGATCGGGTCGTCATCGACCCGAGGTATTTACGGCCTTCCGAGGTGGAGCAGTTACAAGGGGATGCGAGCAAGGCGCGTCGTAACCTGGGCTGGGAGCCCGAAGTGACCTTTGAGGATCTTGTCCGCCAAATGGTTGACGCAGATCTCGACCTAGCATCACGCGAAAAACGAGCCCTGGGCAAATAA
- a CDS encoding nucleotide sugar dehydrogenase codes for MSLQEKIQERTARVGIIGMGYVGLPLARTFWAAGYHVIGVDIDPDKVSRLTQGQNYLKHFGADYIRDMAASERFSATADFSELKACDVVIMCVPTPLDKNLNPDLRFVEETTDNIGKYLSGGRLVILESTTYPGTTRDVVLPRLTAASGLRAGEDFYVAYSPEREDPGRANVTTQTIPKLVGGIDSTSGELARALYANAVDTVILTSSAEVAEAAKLFENVYRSVNIALANEMKVILSAMDIDVWEVINAAATKPFGFQAFYPGPGLGGHCIPIDPFYLAFKAKEYGHTTRFIELAGEINRAMPNYVVDRIIKALNEDKKALHGSKILILGLAYKPDVDDARESPSFELIEQMRALGADVDYHDPHIPKAPKTRARQFSDASVELTEHTLRSYDAVIIATHHSSYDWRWLGTHARLIIDTRGVMKQIARPRARVVDA; via the coding sequence ATGAGCCTCCAGGAGAAAATTCAAGAGCGAACGGCCCGGGTGGGTATCATTGGCATGGGCTATGTCGGCTTGCCGCTTGCTCGCACGTTTTGGGCAGCGGGGTACCATGTGATCGGCGTGGACATTGATCCCGACAAAGTGAGCCGGCTCACCCAAGGGCAGAACTACCTCAAGCATTTTGGGGCGGATTATATACGGGATATGGCGGCATCAGAGCGTTTCTCTGCCACAGCCGATTTTTCCGAGCTGAAGGCATGTGACGTGGTCATTATGTGCGTGCCTACTCCGCTCGATAAAAATCTTAATCCTGATTTGCGGTTTGTCGAAGAAACAACGGATAACATTGGCAAATACCTGAGCGGTGGCAGGCTCGTCATCCTGGAGTCCACGACTTACCCCGGAACGACACGGGACGTGGTCCTGCCGCGTCTGACAGCAGCCTCTGGCCTGCGTGCCGGGGAAGACTTTTATGTGGCCTACTCGCCGGAGCGCGAGGATCCGGGGCGCGCGAATGTCACCACGCAGACCATTCCTAAGCTCGTAGGGGGAATAGACTCAACCAGTGGCGAGTTGGCCAGGGCGCTCTACGCCAATGCGGTCGATACGGTGATCCTGACCTCTTCGGCGGAAGTCGCCGAAGCAGCCAAGCTGTTTGAGAATGTTTACCGATCCGTGAACATTGCACTGGCCAACGAGATGAAGGTGATTCTGAGCGCAATGGACATCGATGTCTGGGAGGTGATCAACGCCGCTGCGACGAAACCTTTTGGATTTCAGGCGTTTTATCCGGGACCCGGGTTGGGAGGCCATTGCATCCCCATCGATCCATTTTACCTCGCGTTCAAGGCCAAGGAGTACGGCCACACGACCCGCTTCATTGAACTGGCCGGAGAAATTAACCGTGCGATGCCCAACTATGTGGTCGACCGCATTATCAAAGCGCTCAACGAGGACAAAAAGGCGCTGCACGGGTCCAAGATATTGATATTGGGCTTGGCCTACAAACCCGACGTGGACGATGCCCGAGAGAGCCCTAGCTTCGAGCTGATCGAACAAATGCGAGCGCTGGGCGCAGATGTGGACTACCATGATCCGCATATCCCCAAGGCGCCTAAAACTCGGGCTCGACAATTCTCGGACGCCAGTGTCGAGCTGACCGAGCACACACTGCGCAGCTATGACGCGGTCATTATCGCGACACATCACAGCAGTTATGACTGGAGGTGGCTCGGCACCCACGCTAGACTCATCATTGACACCCGCGGAGTAATGAAGCAAATCGCGCGACCGAGAGCGCGGGTGGTAGACGCTTAA
- a CDS encoding GDP-L-fucose synthase gives MVDPKLDARILVTGAYGFLGSFLVQRLKGGAERGLLLPTRQECDLLQFGHVSGYIEKHKPGIVFHLAARVGGIGANQRNPGKYFYENMQMGMNVLEASRQCGVEKVVLVGTICSYPKHTPVPFREEDLWNGYPEETNAPYGIAKKALMVMAEAYRAQYSLNTISLLPVNLYGPRDNFHLENSHVIPAMVRRCLDAVDNGDATIVLWGDGSPTREFLYVEDCAEGLVLAAERYDEAQPVNLGAGYEISMRDLAHLIAAKTGFEGDIVWDTTRPNGQPRRMLDTTRARDAFGFEAKTSLEEGLAKTVAWYKAHKHRLSHYG, from the coding sequence ATGGTCGACCCTAAACTTGATGCGCGGATTTTGGTCACTGGAGCATATGGGTTTTTGGGGTCCTTTCTCGTCCAGCGCCTCAAGGGGGGGGCTGAACGGGGCTTGCTCTTGCCGACACGTCAGGAATGCGACTTGCTGCAGTTCGGTCATGTGTCTGGTTATATCGAAAAGCATAAGCCGGGCATCGTTTTCCATTTGGCCGCGCGGGTAGGTGGTATCGGTGCCAATCAGCGAAACCCGGGTAAATATTTTTACGAGAACATGCAGATGGGCATGAACGTCCTCGAAGCGTCTCGGCAATGTGGGGTCGAAAAAGTCGTGCTGGTCGGGACCATTTGCTCCTACCCCAAGCATACTCCCGTACCGTTTCGCGAAGAGGACCTATGGAACGGTTATCCCGAGGAAACCAATGCTCCTTACGGGATTGCGAAGAAAGCGCTGATGGTAATGGCTGAAGCATATCGCGCGCAGTATTCGCTGAATACCATTTCTCTGCTGCCAGTGAATTTGTACGGCCCACGGGATAATTTTCATCTGGAGAATAGCCATGTCATTCCCGCGATGGTCCGTAGATGCCTGGACGCTGTAGATAACGGAGATGCTACGATTGTCTTGTGGGGTGACGGATCCCCGACACGAGAGTTTCTTTACGTGGAAGATTGCGCTGAGGGGCTGGTGCTTGCCGCCGAACGCTACGACGAGGCACAGCCAGTAAACCTCGGTGCTGGCTATGAAATAAGCATGCGAGATCTGGCGCACTTGATCGCCGCTAAAACCGGATTCGAGGGCGATATCGTTTGGGATACGACCCGCCCTAATGGGCAGCCCCGCCGCATGCTGGACACTACCAGGGCGCGAGACGCATTTGGGTTTGAGGCCAAAACTTCGCTGGAAGAAGGCTTAGCCAAAACCGTGGCATGGTATAAGGCTCACAAGCACCGGCTCTCCCATTATGGATAA
- a CDS encoding DUF642 domain-containing protein produces MKVNAGFFLIVLSASFGIANVALAACPDGVIDGAEECDDANNDNNDGCSALCEVEAGYTCSGGNVVNGDFEADPVPVPPGNWVSDAEPTGWTLRSNSNGVDIVGDGIYDNPSNSIAIRLAGVVGGNKTGAIFQNIETVEGETYTIHVLAASDFACVSEGTAPKPFTLSAAPASHPNTPLATDSFASSVDARASDAWTAHSLEFTASSNSTRVSFTGTSPDGSECGAVIDSVTVPTVCSLLDDDNDAGPDGGDVEPDDGGSGSDTDPADSGNPLPDAGPNGGVGGGGGCDCAVASQNSVPQISVFMLMGVALILRRRSSLRTLLRRGTAT; encoded by the coding sequence ATGAAAGTCAATGCAGGTTTTTTTCTCATTGTTTTATCCGCGTCTTTCGGGATTGCGAATGTGGCGTTGGCCGCTTGCCCCGATGGCGTTATCGACGGCGCCGAAGAATGCGACGATGCCAACAACGATAATAATGATGGCTGTAGCGCCCTTTGTGAGGTCGAGGCCGGCTACACCTGTTCTGGAGGCAACGTTGTCAATGGGGACTTCGAGGCAGACCCCGTGCCAGTTCCTCCCGGCAACTGGGTTTCCGATGCTGAACCCACGGGCTGGACATTACGTTCGAACTCCAATGGTGTCGATATCGTGGGTGACGGGATTTACGATAACCCTAGCAACTCCATCGCCATCCGCTTAGCAGGTGTAGTTGGCGGTAACAAGACGGGTGCGATTTTTCAAAACATAGAAACTGTCGAGGGAGAAACATACACGATACATGTGCTTGCGGCATCTGACTTCGCTTGTGTCTCGGAAGGCACTGCCCCGAAGCCTTTTACGCTCAGCGCTGCGCCAGCTTCGCATCCCAACACGCCGCTGGCGACGGATTCTTTTGCATCTAGTGTTGACGCTCGAGCCTCGGATGCTTGGACTGCGCATTCACTCGAGTTTACCGCGAGCTCAAATTCCACGCGGGTTTCATTTACCGGAACATCGCCGGATGGCTCAGAATGCGGCGCAGTCATTGACAGCGTAACGGTACCCACCGTGTGTAGTTTGCTCGATGATGACAACGATGCGGGACCCGACGGCGGGGATGTGGAGCCCGATGACGGCGGGAGCGGGAGCGACACTGATCCCGCAGACTCCGGAAATCCTCTTCCAGATGCCGGTCCTAACGGAGGAGTTGGTGGGGGAGGTGGCTGCGACTGCGCTGTTGCCTCACAGAACTCGGTACCCCAGATCTCGGTTTTTATGCTGATGGGCGTAGCCCTCATCCTGAGGCGCCGTAGTTCTTTGAGAACGCTGCTCCGCAGGGGCACTGCGACGTAG
- a CDS encoding undecaprenyl/decaprenyl-phosphate alpha-N-acetylglucosaminyl 1-phosphate transferase: protein MKSSLFAFAVAAVCAALLTPVVRVIAVRCGVVDVPGSRRMHRHNVPRLGGLAIGAAFLLPFLALWFLNSQLARLFFKEPLYMLGLGGGSIIVAALGALDDLRGVRAWHKLGIQTIAALVAFLSGYRIDAITLPGLGTLSMGIFAVPITVLWIVAVINALNLIDGLDGLAAGVAFFACVTNFVVSAMGANHLVMLVSASLGGAVLGFLVYNFNPATIFMGDSGSMLLGYVLATMSLLGSSIKSSTTVAILVPLVALGLPIIDTLFAMARRILERRPVFSPDKGHIHHRLLELGITHRRAVLILYGISVLCTASAIALSLGRSWQIGSVLLALSAILFGLFRFAGGLGFRLQEPLSQKHVYEKFAVTLGEMQSARSLEHLKQQLEHIMPELNEDGISLRTGSHGEIHFSVSSEPPYERRVLMELLMAALEFHTQRLHAESSGEHLPIRLSS, encoded by the coding sequence ATGAAATCTTCCTTGTTTGCATTCGCGGTGGCAGCAGTATGTGCGGCGCTGTTGACGCCCGTGGTACGCGTGATAGCGGTGCGGTGCGGCGTGGTAGATGTGCCAGGCAGTCGTAGGATGCATCGCCATAACGTTCCACGCCTCGGGGGGCTTGCGATCGGGGCGGCCTTCCTCTTGCCCTTTCTGGCGTTGTGGTTTCTGAATTCGCAACTGGCTCGGCTGTTTTTCAAAGAGCCGCTTTACATGTTGGGGCTAGGTGGCGGCAGCATCATTGTGGCGGCCTTGGGCGCGCTCGATGATTTGCGCGGTGTTCGCGCGTGGCACAAGCTCGGCATCCAAACCATTGCCGCTTTGGTGGCATTTCTATCGGGGTACCGTATCGATGCAATTACCTTGCCCGGGCTAGGCACGCTCTCGATGGGGATCTTCGCTGTTCCCATCACGGTGTTGTGGATCGTGGCGGTGATCAACGCATTGAATCTTATTGATGGCTTGGACGGTTTGGCGGCAGGCGTAGCATTCTTCGCCTGCGTGACCAATTTCGTCGTTTCGGCAATGGGAGCCAATCATCTTGTGATGCTGGTCTCTGCCAGTCTCGGCGGCGCAGTCTTGGGATTCCTCGTTTACAACTTTAACCCCGCCACGATTTTCATGGGCGACAGTGGCAGCATGCTCCTTGGTTATGTCTTGGCAACAATGTCGTTACTCGGTAGCTCAATAAAAAGCTCAACCACGGTAGCCATCTTGGTGCCACTGGTCGCCCTCGGTTTGCCGATCATCGATACGCTTTTTGCCATGGCACGACGTATATTGGAGCGCCGTCCGGTCTTTTCTCCCGACAAGGGGCATATCCATCATCGATTGCTGGAGCTGGGCATTACCCATCGGCGAGCGGTGCTGATCCTTTATGGCATTTCTGTGTTGTGCACGGCGAGCGCGATTGCCCTATCCTTGGGACGTAGCTGGCAGATTGGCAGCGTTTTGCTCGCGCTTTCAGCCATTTTATTTGGCTTATTTCGTTTTGCTGGCGGCCTTGGTTTTAGGCTACAGGAACCCTTGTCGCAGAAGCATGTGTATGAAAAGTTTGCCGTAACCTTAGGCGAGATGCAAAGTGCCCGCAGCCTCGAGCATCTCAAACAGCAACTTGAGCACATCATGCCAGAACTCAATGAAGATGGCATAAGCTTAAGGACTGGCTCACACGGCGAGATCCATTTCAGCGTGAGCTCAGAGCCGCCATATGAGCGGCGCGTATTGATGGAGCTTTTGATGGCCGCCCTCGAATTTCATACACAACGCTTGCACGCTGAAAGTTCGGGCGAACACCTGCCCATCAGATTGTCCAGTTAA